A genomic window from Calditerricola satsumensis includes:
- a CDS encoding YuzD family protein, translating into MPVEVTVYGADVRCPSCVNAPSSKETAEWLEAVLGRKFGPERVTVRYVDIHAPQTPADAEWARRVLDDEFFYPLVVIDGDAVAEGVVELKPVLKKLAALGLAESGPPRG; encoded by the coding sequence ATGCCCGTCGAAGTGACCGTGTATGGCGCCGACGTGCGCTGCCCCAGCTGCGTCAACGCGCCGTCGTCGAAGGAGACGGCGGAGTGGCTGGAGGCGGTGCTGGGGCGGAAATTCGGTCCGGAGCGCGTCACCGTGCGCTACGTGGACATTCACGCGCCCCAAACGCCCGCCGATGCCGAGTGGGCGCGGCGCGTCCTGGACGACGAGTTTTTCTACCCGCTGGTGGTGATCGACGGCGACGCGGTGGCCGAGGGGGTTGTCGAGCTGAAGCCGGTGCTAAAAAAGCTGGCCGCCCTCGGCCTGGCCGAAAGCGGCCCGCCCCGCGGCTAG
- a CDS encoding DUF1450 domain-containing protein, producing the protein MDVVIEFCSTNLAHGSQKALDALMEDPELEAEIVEYGCLGNCSLCATTLYAMVNGEIVTGDSPEELVANIKAFLNKEREKRAELDKLIEQLDD; encoded by the coding sequence ATGGATGTCGTGATTGAGTTTTGCAGCACGAACTTGGCTCACGGATCGCAGAAGGCGCTCGATGCCCTCATGGAGGACCCCGAGCTGGAAGCGGAGATTGTGGAATACGGCTGCCTCGGCAATTGCAGCCTGTGCGCCACGACGCTCTACGCCATGGTCAACGGAGAGATCGTCACCGGGGACAGCCCCGAGGAGTTGGTCGCCAACATCAAGGCCTTTCTGAACAAGGAACGGGAAAAGCGGGCCGAGCTCGACAAGCTGATCGAGCAGCTCGACGACTGA
- a CDS encoding bifunctional cystathionine gamma-lyase/homocysteine desulfhydrase: protein MRMKTRLVHGGITGDPHTGAVTVPVYLTSTYKQEGVGHHKGYEYSRTGNPTRAALEALIADLEGGVRGFAFASGMAAFSTVMMLFNQGDHVVVGDDVYGGTYRVLTKVFARLGLDATFVDTRDLDAVRAAIRPSTKAVVIETPSNPLLKVTDIAAVARLCREHGLLLIVDNTFMTPYWQNPLALGADIVVHSATKYLGGHSDVVAGLVVVKDPELGERLHFLQNSVGGVLGPHDAYLLIRGIRTLGLRMEAHEANAAAVARFLAERGDIRAVYYPGLSTHPGHDVAKRQARGFGGMISFDVGDGARAERVVRRVRLFTLAESLGAVESLISIPARMTHASIPPERRAELGITDGLIRISVGVEDVADLIEDLEQALAGA from the coding sequence ATGCGGATGAAGACGCGGCTCGTTCACGGCGGCATCACCGGCGACCCCCACACCGGCGCCGTCACCGTGCCGGTGTACCTCACCAGCACGTACAAACAGGAAGGGGTCGGGCACCATAAGGGATACGAGTACTCGCGCACCGGCAACCCGACGCGGGCGGCCCTGGAGGCGCTCATCGCCGACCTGGAAGGGGGCGTGCGGGGTTTCGCCTTCGCCTCGGGCATGGCCGCCTTTTCCACGGTGATGATGCTCTTCAACCAGGGCGACCACGTCGTCGTCGGCGACGACGTCTACGGCGGGACCTATCGCGTGCTGACGAAGGTGTTCGCCCGCCTGGGCCTCGACGCCACCTTCGTCGACACGCGCGACCTCGACGCCGTCCGCGCGGCCATCCGCCCCTCGACGAAGGCGGTCGTCATCGAGACGCCGTCCAATCCGCTCCTCAAGGTGACGGACATCGCCGCCGTGGCCCGGCTGTGCCGCGAGCACGGCCTTCTGCTCATCGTGGACAACACCTTCATGACGCCGTATTGGCAAAACCCGCTGGCCCTCGGCGCCGACATCGTCGTGCACAGCGCGACGAAGTACCTCGGCGGCCACAGCGACGTTGTGGCCGGGCTGGTCGTCGTGAAGGATCCCGAGTTGGGGGAGCGCCTGCACTTCCTCCAGAATTCCGTCGGCGGCGTGCTCGGCCCCCACGACGCCTATCTGCTCATCCGCGGCATCCGCACCCTGGGCTTGCGCATGGAGGCCCATGAGGCCAATGCCGCCGCCGTGGCCCGGTTTTTGGCCGAACGCGGCGACATCCGCGCCGTGTACTACCCGGGACTTTCCACGCATCCGGGGCACGACGTGGCCAAGCGGCAGGCCCGCGGCTTTGGCGGCATGATTTCCTTTGACGTGGGCGACGGCGCGCGGGCCGAGCGTGTGGTGCGCCGGGTGCGCCTCTTCACGCTGGCCGAAAGCCTGGGGGCTGTGGAAAGCCTCATCTCCATTCCCGCCCGCATGACCCATGCCTCCATCCCGCCGGAGCGGCGCGCCGAACTGGGCATCACCGACGGCCTGATCCGCATCTCCGTTGGCGTGGAGGATGTGGCCGACCTGATCGAGGACCTGGAACAAGCGCTGGCCGGGGCGTGA